A window of the Armatimonadota bacterium genome harbors these coding sequences:
- a CDS encoding CCA tRNA nucleotidyltransferase, whose translation MTDDAVAEAARAVVRRLRDAGHEAYWAGGCVRDMLLGRRPKDYDVATSARPEQILSLFPGSASVGAAFGVVQVPLDGARVEVATFRDEGPYLDGRHPASVTFADARADVARRDFTINGLLYDPLTDRVVDWVDGRRDLEARRVRTIGDPAARFQEDRLRMLRAVRLAAELDFETEPQTLAAIRRFADRIRTVSAERIRDELVRIFTGPHPGAGLRRLDESGLLIHILPEVAAMKGIPQPSEFHPEGDVFEHTARTLDALRSPGVVLAFGALLHDVGKPRTYQVRDRIRFDRHDEVGARIAEEVLRRLRFSARETEAIVELVREHMRFKEIPRMREAKRRRLFARPDFDDHLELHRADCLASHKDLTTYEWVQRARAALAPEEIRPPRLITGDDLIAMGMRPGPAFARILETVADAQLEGRVRSREEALELAARVAAEIGGGEPSRRVEAKPH comes from the coding sequence ATGACGGACGACGCCGTGGCGGAAGCGGCGCGCGCCGTGGTTCGGCGGCTGCGCGACGCCGGGCACGAAGCGTACTGGGCCGGGGGCTGCGTCCGCGACATGCTGCTGGGCCGGCGGCCCAAGGACTACGACGTCGCCACCTCGGCCCGGCCGGAGCAGATCCTGTCTCTCTTTCCCGGCTCGGCGTCGGTCGGCGCGGCCTTCGGTGTTGTTCAGGTGCCCCTGGACGGGGCGCGCGTCGAAGTCGCAACGTTCCGTGACGAAGGGCCTTACCTGGACGGACGGCATCCCGCCTCGGTGACGTTCGCAGACGCCCGGGCGGACGTCGCGCGCCGGGACTTCACGATCAACGGGTTGCTGTACGACCCGCTGACCGACCGGGTCGTAGACTGGGTGGATGGGCGGCGGGACCTGGAGGCCAGGCGCGTCCGAACGATCGGCGATCCCGCCGCGCGCTTCCAGGAGGACCGCCTCCGGATGCTGCGGGCCGTCCGGCTGGCGGCCGAACTGGACTTCGAGACCGAACCCCAGACCCTGGCGGCCATTCGTCGATTCGCCGACCGGATCCGCACCGTCAGCGCCGAGCGCATCCGAGACGAACTCGTTCGGATCTTCACCGGGCCCCACCCGGGGGCCGGTCTGCGGAGGCTGGACGAATCCGGGCTGCTGATCCACATCCTGCCGGAAGTGGCTGCGATGAAGGGGATTCCACAGCCCTCGGAGTTCCACCCCGAAGGCGACGTCTTCGAGCACACCGCACGGACGCTGGACGCGCTGCGCTCCCCCGGCGTGGTCCTGGCCTTCGGCGCGCTGCTGCACGACGTGGGCAAGCCGCGCACATACCAGGTCCGGGACCGGATCCGTTTCGATCGGCACGACGAGGTCGGTGCCCGGATCGCAGAAGAGGTCTTGCGGAGGCTGCGCTTCAGCGCCCGCGAGACCGAAGCCATCGTGGAACTGGTCCGGGAGCACATGCGCTTCAAGGAGATCCCAAGAATGCGGGAGGCCAAGCGGCGGCGCTTGTTCGCGCGGCCGGACTTCGACGACCATCTGGAACTGCACCGGGCCGACTGTCTGGCGAGCCACAAAGACCTGACGACGTACGAATGGGTCCAGCGGGCGCGGGCCGCGCTCGCACCCGAGGAGATCCGACCGCCGCGGCTGATCACCGGAGACGACCTGATCGCCATGGGCATGCGGCCGGGGCCGGCTTTCGCGAGGATCCTGGAAACGGTCGCCGATGCTCAGCTGGAGGGAAGGGTCCGCAGCCGAGAGGAGGCGC